A genomic region of Zygotorulaspora mrakii chromosome 7, complete sequence contains the following coding sequences:
- the SUC2 gene encoding beta-fructofuranosidase SUC2: MKFSTAVLGLAALSSICSCQEYELEDGTDHSNRPLIHLTPDKGWMNDPNGLWYDAKDELWHAYYQYYPEVAHWGRPLAWGHSVSSDLTIWNDTGVAIRPHRNDSGAYSGSMVIDYNNTSGFFNGSVDPRQRVIAMWTFDSPGSETQHISYSVDGGYTFIDYEQNPVLDINESNFRDPKVTWHEETSKWIVTIAHSQKFEILIYSSPDMKDWTLESSFSHSGFLAFQYECPGLVKVPVVKASNNDYVPANLTYPNSTTYNSSYFNTTFSQGDELEEAWVMFLSVNPGGPLGGSVNEYFIGDFNGTHFTPFTPQTRFVDFGKDFYAFQTFFNTPNGKDVIGLAWASNWQYCEAVPTRSWRSSMSIARNFTIQEYAPNPESVELNLNSMPVYDRESLIANQSRITTHNRTLEKNSAIHLNLSNNGTGVFDFNLTWSLNSSVYTNSDVAEFSLYLIGSDNSEEYLRIGYEGNSGAFFLDRGHSDVDFVSRNPFFTDKLSTYLEPYETLENGLNSYKVYGIVDRNLIELFFNDGSEAMTNLFFFSDGNYINEVDIRTSIDHCYNIEELSIQQLGI, translated from the coding sequence ATGAAATTCTCAACAGCAGTTTTAGGTTTGGCAGCTCTTTCGAGCATTTGCAGTTGCCAGGAATACGAATTAGAAGATGGTACCGACCACAGCAACAGACCATTGATTCATTTGACACCTGACAAAGGGTGGATGAATGATCCTAACGGGTTGTGGTATGACGCCAAAGATGAGTTGTGGCACGCTTACTACCAGTACTACCCTGAGGTGGCACACTGGGGCAGACCATTGGCTTGGGGTCATAGTGTCTCCAGTGACCTAACCATCTGGAACGACACTGGTGTTGCCATTAGACCTCATAGAAATGACTCTGGTGCTTACTCTGGCTCAATGGTGATCGATTACAACAATACCTCTGGGTTCTTTAACGGCTCTGTTGATCCAAGACAGAGAGTTATTGCTATGTGGACTTTCGACTCTCCAGGCTCCGAGACTCAACACATCAGTTATTCTGTCGACGGAGGTTACACTTTCATTGATTACGAGCAAAACCCTGTTCTTGACATCAACGAGAGCAACTTTAGAGATCCAAAGGTTACCTGGCATGAGGAAACTAGCAAATGGATTGTAACTATTGCCCATTCGCAAAAATTCGAAATTCTGATTTACTCATCTCCAGACATGAAGGATTGGACTCTAGAATCCTCATTCTCTCACTCTGGGTTCTTGGCATTTCAATACGAATGTCCAGGTTTGGTAAAGGTGCCAGTTGTTAAAGCTTCTAACAATGACTATGTGCCAGCAAATTTGACTTATCCAAATTCTACCACTTATAATAGCTCGTACTTCAACACTACCTTCTCTCAAGGCGATGAATTAGAAGAGGCTTGGGTTATGTTCCTTTCAGTCAATCCAGGTGGCCCATTGGGTGGTTCTGtcaatgaatatttcattgGTGACTTTAATGGTACCCATTTTACTCCATTCACTCCTCAAACAAGGTTTGTCGATTTTGGTAAGGACTTTTATGCtttccaaacttttttcaatactCCAAACGGTAAGGATGTAATTGGTCTAGCATGGGCTTCTAACTGGCAGTATTGTGAAGCGGTTCCAACGAGATCATGGAGATCTTCAATGAGTATCGCTAGAAACTTTACAATTCAAGAATACGCACCAAACCCTGAATCCGTCGAATTGAACTTGAACAGTATGCCTGTGTACGATCGTGAAAGTTTAATCGCCAACCAAAGTAGAATTACTACCCATAACAGAACTTTGGAAAAGAATTCAGCTATTCATTTGAATCTATCAAATAATGGAACTGGtgtatttgatttcaatctAACATGGTCTCTAAACAGTTCTGTTTACACTAATAGCGATGTAGCAGAATTTTCCCTGTACCTAATTGGTTCAGATAACTCTGAAGAATATTTGAGGATTGGTTATGAAGGTAACTCCGGTGCCTTTTTCTTGGATAGAGGACACTCTGATGTTGACTTTGTATCAAGGAATCCATTCTTTACCGACAAGTTATCAACATATTTGGAACCATACGAAACTTTAGAAAATGGTCTAAATTCTTACAAGGTTTATGGTATTGTTGATAGAAACTTGATCGAACTGTTCTTCAACGATGGTTCGGAAGCAATGAccaatcttttcttcttcagcgATGGTAACTACATCAACGAGGTTGATATTAGAACATCGATTGATCATTGTTACAACATTGAAGAGTTATCAATTCAACAACTTGGAATTTAA
- the DIP5 gene encoding dicarboxylic amino acid permease (similar to Saccharomyces cerevisiae DIP5 (YPL265W)) encodes MRITSAPLSVSNSDTSASDKDFSNVDSKAQDQKPEVLEKSAEYIDLDLEQCSTSARAENDHVFDGKQEEVRLKKDLKARHVSMIAIGGSLGTGLLIGTGASLSTAGPVAVLIAYSFVGLLVFFVMACLGEMATFIPLDGFTSYATRYCDPALGFAVGYVYLFKYLIITPNQLTAAALVIQYWISRDTVNPGVWITVFLIVIVAINTFGVKYFGEFEFWLSSFKVLVMLGLIILMFILMLGGGPNHDRLGFRYWKNPGAFKPYSEDISGSIGKFVSFVSVFVNAIFAYLGVELTGIVAAEAQNPRRNIPRAIKLTMYRIIVFYVITILLLGMCVPYNDPLLLDARRRSTSAAASPFVVAISTAGIDVLPHIFNVCVLMFVFSACNSDLYVASRSLYSLAIDNKAPRLFARTNRWGIPYNSLILTTAFCCLAYMNVSSSSSQIFTYFVNVTSIFGLLSWISILITYICFDRALRAQGISKRSLAYFAPLQPYGAYFALFFCILLGLVKNFTVFLGHTFDYKTFITGYIGIPVFVISYFGYKWIKKTKIVKPEDVDLFTFKEAVDLEEEEWKIRDQENKEKLATNGKNFEWFYETILGKIF; translated from the coding sequence ATGAGAATCACATCAGCACCTTTGTCTGTTTCCAACTCAGACACTTCGGCGTCGGATAAGGATTTTTCTAATGTGGACAGCAAAGCACAGGACCAGAAACCAGAGGTCTTGGAAAAATCAGCCGAATACATCGATTTAGACCTGGAACAGTGTTCCACATCAGCTAGAGCTGAGAACGACCATGTTTTTGATGGTAAACAAGAAGAGGTtcgtttgaaaaaagactTGAAAGCAAGACATGTTTCGATGATTGCTATCGGTGGCTCTCTTGGTACGGGTTTGTTGATTGGTACGGGTGCGTCTTTATCAACTGCTGGTCCAGTTGCTGTGCTTATCGCGTACTCTTTTGTTGGTCTTTTGGTATTCTTCGTTATGGCTTGTTTAGGTGAAATGGCAACTTTTATACCGCTGGATGGATTTACTAGTTATGCTACACGTTATTGTGATCCGGCACTTGGCTTTGCTGTCGGTTATGTTtatttattcaaatatttgataattACGCCAAATCAACTTACCGCTGCTGCTTTAGTGATTCAATATTGGATAAGTAGAGACACTGTGAATCCTGGTGTGTGGATTACCGTATTCTTAATCGTTATTGTTGCTATAAATACCTTTGGTGTGAAGTATTTTGGAGAATTCGAGTTTTGGTTATCAAGTTTCAAGGTCTTGGTCATGTTGGGGTTGATCATTCTAATGTTTATCCTAATGTTGGGTGGTGGTCCAAACCATGATAGATTGGGTTTCCGCTATTGGAAGAATCCTGGTGCTTTCAAGCCTTATTCAGAAGATATTTCTGGTTCCATCGGTAAATTCGTTTCATTCGTTTCTGTCTTTGTTAATGCAATTTTTGCTTACTTGGGAGTTGAATTAACCGGTATCGTTGCTGCTGAAGCTCAAAATCCAAGAAGAAACATTCCAAGAGCTATCAAATTAACAATGTACCGTATTATTGTCTTCTATGTCATTACTATCCTTCTGCTAGGTATGTGTGTTCCTTACAATGATCCATTGCTGTTAGATGCGAGAAGAAGATCTACCTCTGCTGCTGCTTCGCCATTTGTTGTTGCTATCTCTACAGCTGGTATTGATGTCTTACCCCATATTTTCAACGTCTGTGTTTTAATGTTCGTTTTCAGTGCTTGTAACTCCGATCTATATGTGGCTTCAAGGAGTTTGTACAGTTTGGCCATTGATAACAAAGCACCAAGATTATTTGCAAGGACTAATAGATGGGGTATCCCTTATAACTCTTTGATTTTAACAACAGCCTTCTGTTGTTTAGCATACATGAACgtttcctcttcttcctctcaGATCTTTACCTATTTTGTTAACGTTACCTCAATCTTCGGTTTATTGAGTTGGATCTCGATCTTGATAACTtatatttgttttgatAGAGCATTGAGAGCGCAGGGTATTTCAAAGAGGAGTTTGGCTTATTTCGCTCCTTTGCAGCCATATGGTGCCTACTTCGCTTTGTTTTTCTGTATCCTACTTGGGTTGGTTAAAAATTTTACCGTTTTCTTAGGTCATACCTTTGATTATAAAACATTCATCACTGGTTATATTGGTATTCCAGTTTTCGTtatttcatattttggTTACAAATGGATAAAAAAGACTAAAATAGTCAAACCTGAAGATGTAGATCTATTCACCTTTAAGGAGGCAGTGGATttagaagaagaagaatgGAAAATAAGGgatcaagaaaacaaagagaagTTAGCAACAAACggtaaaaattttgaatggttTTATGAAACTATTCTAggtaaaattttttaa
- the MNT2 gene encoding alpha-1,3-mannosyltransferase MNT2: protein MIIPYSFRRKKFVLATIALLLILIFLINHSPVSIETISAKDPHISGFNFFAKLEQGSSDWSIKFHEINWFTDVFFFLSHYVPFLRKEGNDVIESVIKLKYFQKCLAENYDTELQRMNDIQEHLFPYLHFDAFGSSDSKFWPTYTRWNGAVYENSLPRFSPVNNTFLDAPEVKYNYKRFFWANWLENYVQPGSKGIVVSAGDNQCSDTVRLIRVLRYLKNTLPIEIVHKGDLSQVYQEMLVKAARDDDSDTYPSQEMWFSDISHMIASNYAAKFSGYSNKWLAVLFSSFENTILVDADTVPFVGLEHYYEWEQFKNFGAVFFKDRGLKSDPLNKWEVARLKAIADKLLSLDLKNALSSNDLRHQLSLRVKDTIALNTIESIFMHGYKHHMESGLVVINKNKNLMGLLTSLSLHFSSVREYFHGDKEWFWIAQFLRNESFTFHPKEASNIGRLGNVASEDSSDFYQICSVQLSHSDIDGSILWVNGGMKTCKKNSWNFDYDRSKRLASMYSSSEELREYYETPVHLEGAIIPDLSLTDWVNSGECAAYNYCTLYKEGQFGELLRFNDSTKEAYNEIVRIWNLPI, encoded by the coding sequence atgaTTATACCCTACTCATTtaggagaaaaaaatttgttttaGCTACAATTGCACTCcttttgatattgatcTTTCTCATAAATCACTCTCCAGTTTCCATCGAAACCATCTCCGCAAAAGATCCCCACATTAGTggcttcaatttttttgcaaaactaGAACAAGGATCTAGCGATTGGTCGATCAAATTTCATGAAATCAATTGGTTCACTGATgtgttcttttttctttctcacTATGTGCCCTTCCTTCGGAAAGAAGGTAATGACGTTATAGAGTCTGTTATAAAGCTCAAATACTTCCAAAAATGCTTGGCAGAAAACTACGACACAGAGCTACAACGAATGAATGATATTCAAGAGCACCTCTTCCCATATTTGCATTTTGACGCTTTCGGATCTAGCGATTCGAAGTTTTGGCCTACCTATACTAGATGGAACGGCGCGGTATACGAAAACTCCTTGCCAAGGTTCTCTCCCGTGAATAATACCTTCCTAGATGCACCAGAGGTGAAATACAATTACAAGAGATTTTTCTGGGCCAATTGGCTCGAAAATTACGTTCAGCCAGGATCAAAGGGCATCGTTGTCAGCGCCGGAGATAACCAATGCAGTGATACCGTTAGATTAATTCGAGTCTTAAGATATCTGAAAAACACCTTACCTATTGAAATCGTTCATAAAGGTGATCTGAGTCAGGTCTACCAAGAAATGTTGGTGAAAGCTGCCAGGGATGACGACTCCGATACATATCCCAGTCAAGAGATGTGGTTTTCGGACATTTCTCACATGATTGCATCAAATTATGCTGCGAAGTTCTCAGGATATAGTAATAAGTGGTTAGCAGTTTTGTTTAGTTCTTTCGAAAACACGATTTTGGTGGATGCTGATACCGTGCCCTTCGTTGGCTTAGAACATTATTACGAATGGGAACAGTTCAAAAACTTTGGAGCAGTGTTCTTTAAAGATAGAGGATTAAAATCTGACCCATTAAATAAGTGGGAAGTAGCGAGATTAAAAGCGATAGCCGATAAGCTCTTGAGCTTGGACCTAAAGAATGCATTATCCTCAAATGACCTGCGTCACCAGCTGTCACTCCGAGTGAAAGACACCATTGCACTGAATACAATCGAAAGTATCTTTATGCACGGCTATAAACACCATATGGAAAGTGGCTTAGTGGTCATtaacaaaaacaaaaatctGATGGGCCTTTTAACTTCACTTTCCTTACATTTTTCATCAGTGAGAGAGTATTTCCATGGTGACAAAGAATGGTTTTGGATTGCGCAATTTCTGCGTAACGAATCTTTTACGTTTCATCCAAAAGAGGCCTCGAATATCGGGAGACTTGGTAATGTGGCGTCTGAAGATTCAAGTGATTTCTATCAAATATGTTCAGTCCAGCTTTCTCACAGTGACATAGATGGATCCATATTATGGGTAAATGGGGGCATGAAAACttgcaagaaaaattcatgGAATTTTGACTACGATAGAAGCAAGAGGTTGGCCTCCATGTATAGTAGCTCAGAGGAGTTGCGAGAGTATTACGAAACGCCTGTACATTTAGAGGGTGCAATAATACCGGATTTATCTCTAACAGACTGGGTTAATTCAGGGGAATGTGCAGCCTACAACTATTGCACACTTTATAAAGAAGGGCAATTTGGAGAGTTGCTCAGATTCAACGACTCTACCAAGGAGGCATATAATGAAATTGTGAGAATTTGGAATTTACCTATATGA
- the DIM1 gene encoding putative dimethyladenosine transferase (similar to Saccharomyces cerevisiae DIM1 (YPL266W); ancestral locus Anc_6.1) → MAKAARKSYGASNNKQVDAEKHLTSVFKFNTDLGQHILKNPLIAQGIVDKAQIRPSDTVLEVGPGTGNLTVRILEQAKNVIAVEMDPRMAAELTKRVHGTPVERKLEIMLGDFMKTELPYFDICISNTPYQISAPLVLKLINHPRPPRVAILMFQREFAMRLVARPGDSLYCRLSANVQMWANVTHIMKVGKNNFRPPPQVESSVVRMEIKNPRPQVDFNEWDGLLRIVFVRKNRTISAGFKSSTVIEILEKNYKTYLAMTNKMVDDNENLKETVKQKIEMVLKETGLAEKRAGKCLQTDFLKLLYAFHQVGIHFS, encoded by the coding sequence ATGGCCAAGGCAGCAAGGAAAAGCTACGGGGCATCCAACAATAAGCAGGTTGATGCCGAGAAACATCTTACGTCAGTGTTCAAGTTCAATACTGATCTCGGACAACATATTCTAAAGAATCCATTAATTGCACAGGGTATAGTGGATAAAGCACAAATAAGGCCATCGGACACAGTCTTGGAAGTTGGACCAGGAACAGGTAACCTAACAGTCCGTATTCTGGAGCAAGCCAAAAATGTGATTGCTGTGGAGATGGATCCAAGAATGGCAGCGGAGTTGACAAAGAGGGTTCATGGCACTCCCGTCGAGAGGAAGCTTGAAATAATGCTGGGGGATTTCATGAAGACCGAACTCCCCTATTTCGACATATGCATAAGTAACACGCCGTATCAAATATCGGCCCCCCTGGTCCTCAAGCTGATCAACCATCCAAGGCCACCCAGGGTAGCAATACTGATGTTCCAAAGAGAATTTGCAATGAGACTAGTTGCAAGACCGGGCGACTCCCTGTACTGCAGATTATCAGCAAACGTTCAAATGTGGGCCAACGTCACACACATAATGAAGGTCGGCAAGAACAACTTCAGACCACCGCCACAAGTCGAATCAAGCGTCGTGCGCATGGAGATAAAGAACCCAAGACCGCAGGTAGATTTCAACGAGTGGGACGGGCTTTTGAGGATCGTGTTCGTaagaaaaaacagaacAATATCCGCAGGGTTCAAATCAAGCACTGTAATTGAAAtcctggaaaaaaattacAAGACCTACTTGGCAATGACCAATAAGATGGTTGACGATAACGAGAATCTTAAGGAAACCgtcaaacaaaaaattgaaatggTGTTGAAAGAGACTGGGTtagctgaaaaaagagcGGGTAAATGCCTTCAAACCgactttttgaaacttcTCTACGCATTTCATCAGGTCGGTATACACTTTTCATAA
- the ACM1 gene encoding Acm1p (similar to Saccharomyces cerevisiae ACM1 (YPL267W); ancestral locus Anc_6.2), whose translation MSSPLKRRTALAGKDVNVKQATLVGGIRKGSNHCSPIKKSQVGIDYALRHSPVRNLTVTSNKGTPRKGVSDFTFHEETPSEKAAVLMEHFSLKQQCAASNDENDYNTVKENMSPSKLAKRVDNNSTKNSKRIPLRDLSIEDHKGYIVDPHTHEETTLTLHYKYKTKLPTYVTPPRDKKLRQYFTYSDIKEGKPLSRSTDDISKDKIVKKLDFTIRGN comes from the coding sequence ATGAGCTCACCACTAAAGAGGAGGACAGCATTGGCTGGCAAGGATGTGAATGTAAAGCAGGCCACATTAGTAGGGGGTATACGCAAAGGTAGCAATCATTGCTCACCGATAAAAAAGAGCCAAGTAGGTATCGATTATGCATTACGGCACAGTCCTGTGAGAAACTTAACGGTAACGTCAAACAAAGGGACTCCCAGAAAAGGTGTATCGGATTTCACCTTTCATGAGGAGACACCCAGCGAGAAGGCCGCTGTGTTGATGGAACATTTTTCGCTAAAACAACAGTGTGCAGCATCAAACGATGAAAACGATTATAATACAGTGAAGGAGAACATGTCGCCATCCAAACTAGCCAAAAGGGTTGACAATAACAGCACAAAAAACAGCAAGAGGATACCACTTCGAGATTTGAGTATTGAAGACCACAAGGGCTACATTGTGGACCCACATACTCATGAAGAAACAACGCTAACGCTGCATTACAAGTACAAGACAAAACTACCGACTTATGTTACACCCCCCAGAGATAAGAAGTTAAGACAGTACTTTACGTATAGCGATATCAAAGAGGGCAAACCCCTATCGCGTAGCACCGACgatatttcaaaggatAAGATAGTGAAAAAGCTCGATTTTACGATACGTGGGAATTAA